The Fibrobacter sp. sequence AGACCACCTGCCTGATAAAAAGCAGTTTATTTGAACAGTTCACCGCATTGCTTCTTGCCCCCCGGTTTTTATCAGAATGGATTTCCAGGGGGACAGGAATTGTCAATAATCGTATTGACATAAAGAGAACTGCCTGTTTTTGGGGAATAAATAGCCTGAACATCGAAGACATGAGACTGCCCTCTTCACCTGTAAGGTCTTTATTTTTCAAACTCAGACGGAAACCAGTTTACGATTCAAGAATTGTTCTTTCACGGATTTCCCGGAAATCACCATCTGTTAAAACCGGAATATTTCTCAGGATAGATGACATTTTCCTGGATAACAAAGATCCTGTATACAGACTCTGTGATCTGATGTCAAATACCAATACGCCTTTTCTGGCTGCTGTAACCGGCAGCGATCTCTCAGATCGTAAAAATGCCTCACTTCTGCAATTGCTCAGGAAAAGCGGAGCTGCAATTGGTCTCCATGGTTTTTCCCATCAGGGCAGATTCGGCCCCTTTAAAAGTGAACTTCTTCAAATCAATTTCCCTGAATTCACATCCCGTCTCATGAAAATCAATGAATCTGGTGTTGAAACACCATGGATTCTTGTTCCACCATATAACGCTATCGGTCCTGAACAGATAGTACAATTATCAAAGCATTTCAAAGTAATCTGCGGTGGGCCTGAAACCGCGCGCTTTACGGAAAGAATTATCGGCCCGATCGCTATTTCCGGAACCTGGTATTTCCCCTCATTTCACCCTTTTTGTGGCAGCGCACGATCCATCCTGAAATCCGGAGTACTGACTAACCAATTACGGGGATTAGTATGCCTTACACTGCACATTCAGGAGGAGGCTAAAGATGATTTCAGGAACCTGGAAAAACTATTGAAACTGCTTCCTCACAAGCCAATTACATGGGAATTATTCAGAACCAGTCCGGAGGCTGAATTGTGAAAATCTGGTTTGTCACAGCGATAAGGAGATCCTCAACCGGGGGTGTCAACAGGTCGATAAACAATCTGGCTGAGGGATTAAAGAAATCTGGTCACAGTGTAAAGATGTTCCATGTTGAATCAGCCATGGAGGAAAACTACCTTATATTTGCGATTAAAGCAGCGCTCTCTCTTCTGCTTGCCTTCTCCAATCGTCCCGATCGGATTATCGCAAGGTCAACAGATGGTGTCTTTTGCGCATTTGTTTCAAGATTATTCAATTTTAAAACAAAGGTGATTTTATTTAATCATGGCTGGGAAGAGAAAGTATATGAACTCGAGCACAGACTTCCATTGTCAATAATCACCAGCAGAACAAGCTGGAAAGCACGCCTTTTTCGATTTCCTCTTCTGCGCCTCTCTCTGAGACTTTCATCTTTATGTGTCTGCGGAACCCTTGAGGAGGCACAATGGATTGCTCGTAAATACCCTTCATCCTCCGGAAAACTCAGAGTAGTTCCCAATGGCATTCTACTGCCGCCCTCTCCTTTCTGGCAGTCACAGGATTACCTCCCTCCCAGCTTTCTCATGGTCGGGGGATTTACCTGGAAGAAAAATCTCGAGTACGGAGTTCAGTTATTCGGAATAATTCTTCGCGACAATCCTGAGGCCAGACTTTTTCTGGTCGGAACGGGTCCGGTTCCTGAATCGAAGCAAAATCTGCTTTCAGCCCTGGGAGACTCCATTTACATCGTTGAAAGAGAATCGCCGGATAAAATGGCCAGGTGGTATCAGACCTGTCCTTTTCTCTTGTCTACCTCACGATATGAGGGAGGGCGTTCTTTCGCGATTCTTGAGGCACAAAGTGAAGGTATGATGGTATTTGCGACAGATATCCCTTCCAGCCGGGAAACGCTTTCCGGCTCCAGAAGTGGCATCCTGTTAAGTGGTGTTAATTTTGAAGAAGACGCACAGAAAATTATCTCTGTGTATAAAAATCCCGGGATTTTCAGAGAAATAAGCCTCAGAGCATTCAGAAATGCTTCCCGCCACCGGATCAAGCGCCAGACCAGAAGACTTATTAATATCCTGAACTCCTGATTATTATCTTTTGTTCAGGTTTTCAAGATACGCTTTTGTAAAGGTTGAATCATTCAGTTTCTCAGTCGATATATCCGAAATTTCCAATACGGTTTTATTTCCTTTTTCAAACTCATCGACAAAAAGCTGTTTTACAGGGATCATTGTTTTTCGCATTTTTCTGTATTTCAGGAAATAGGTTGTCTGCATAAGAGTTCCTGAAAGAGAATATGATTCCTCTTTAAGAATCAGTCCGTTATCTCTTCTGATCCAATAGACTTTTCTGGGATAATCGACATCGTTTACCTTTGCTCTGATCTCAAACCTGTAAACTTTTACCTCTCCCAGAGTATCCTCTGAAATCAATTCTTTTCCTGCAGAATCTTTTGCAGGCACATACATTTCAGTCCGTTTTCTTTCCTCTAGATCATCCCCCTTTAGATCGGTTCCTCCGATACTCTCATCGCGGTTAATCTTTTGAAAAGTGCCTGTGTTTTTCCTGTACATCCAGAAATTATCTCCAACACGGAGATATCCATTTCCTTTTTCAGCAGGAGGTTCAGTCATGACAATAAGAAAAGAATTGGATGCATCCCTGCGATAATAAAGCATCTCCATTTTTTTTGTTCCCTGACCGCTTTTCTGCTGGGTAATCTTCACTTTCGCTTTTACATCGATATCCATACTGTAGCTGTAATCCATTGCTTGTAGAAGGCTGTCTATCTTCGGCAAAGCATTAACAGTACAGAAAGCAGAAAGAATGATTAATAACCAACGGTTCATATTTTTCCTCAATCGAAGTGCCTCAATGCCTCGGCTGCTGAAAGGTTCGCGGCTTTCCTTGCAGGGAAAAAAGCAGTTACAACGGCTATGGCTATTATGAGACAAATAAAAAGGATAACACTGGACAGAACCGGTACGAAGTAAAGCCGCTCATTTACAAGCATCATACCGACCGGATTTCCCGCAGCATCAATTCTAAACATGGTAAGAACCTTCATGGCAATAAAGGCCAGGACTGTACCTGTAAGTGACGAAAAGAGAGTGAGGAAAAAAGTCTCCAGGATAAAAGAAATCATGACATCACTTTTCTGCATTCCAATGGCCCTTATTGTTCCAATCTCTCTTGTGCGTTCCCTTACAGTCATACGAAGAGTATTGATCACACCAATCAATATAATGAAAAAAAGTACCATGACAGCCACTATGGTAATAGAGTGCAGAGCATATTCAAGGCTTAGAACCGCACTTGCGCTCTCATACATTGTACGCACATCAACCGATGTGCCTCTGGCCTTTTTGCTGCTGATTTCCTTTTGCAGTCTGGCAAGTTCATCGGTAGTTTTAGCCCTTGGAAAAAGTGTCCACTCTTCTGATAGTACAGGGAATAAAGGATTGGAGGATGATATGCTGTGCCACCTGGAATCTTTTTCCTTCAAAGGCCATCCTGAATAATACACCTTGTAAAACTCATCATCATTAAGCAGAATAACATTACCGGGAAGAACTCCACCTGAGAATACAGCCGTAGCCTTGATCGAAGCAGAACCAGGAGATTTTTCCTGATGCTTTGATTTATAAGAAATTTGGCAGACAGTGCCTGGCACAATACCCAGAGCTGAGGCCAGAGAGTCACCAATAAAACACCCGTTTCTGTCTACTTTACTGTCTGCAGTGATATTCTTCCTTATCAGCGCAAGAGATACAGAATCGGTTTTATAACCCAGCATAGTGACAGGTACAGAATCATTTCTGTTTAAGAGATATCCATCTATTCTTGCCAGGTCCGGTTTCAAAGCTGCATGCAGTTTCTCAGCAAACTTTATCGCATTTTTCTTAGGATTTTTAATGGTTATGAAAAGCTGACCAACATCGTTCGATGCATACCCCATCAGTTTTTTCAGGTTATTCAATTCCAGAAAAACTGGTGCTGTCATAAACATGTTGGCCGGCAGGAATATACCAGCTACTGTCAATCTTGCAGACTGATCCTGACCATTAATATTGCGGTATCTTACCCTCAGCACATCCCCTTTTTTCACGTTCAGGAAGGCAGCTTTTTCCTTTGCAAGAAAGACCGGATTCTCCATTGAGTTATTTCCAAGATCCTCAAATCGCCCATCTATTATCTTGAAATTATCAGCATCCTGCTGCTGTGTTTTTTCATCTCCGGTCTCATCAAGATCCAATCCAATCATCACTATATTATCAGATTTTCCATTGCCAACCGCTCTGCAAAATACCCAGGTCCCCTCTTCCACTTTTATGATATCAGGGATTTCTCTTTTTATGATTTCCTTAATCCCAGGACCATCGTGAAATACCTGCTTATTTAGATTGCCGTTCTCAGAAAACGCGATTCCTATATGCCCGGAAACATAAACAACAATTCTGTTAAACAAGTTATCGGAAATTCCATGAGAAAATCCATACGCAATTATAAGAATTGCTGTCCCGAGTGCAATTGCTGTCCCAAGAAGAATATTCCTTCTCTTTTGACGCAAAAGATTTCTCAGGCTGATTTTAAAAATAAAATTCATGCTTCTACCTATTCTCTCGATATGGCATCAAGAGGCGTAATACTGCCGGCGACTTTCAATGGATAAAGTACCGCTATAAATGTGACAAACACAAGCTGAAGAACGGCCAGTCCGATATCAGGCATACTTAACAGAGGGCTGAATGTGTCTCCCCCAAACAGCAACTGGATTACATCATTACCGGATTTGATTTTAAGAGCAGATATGATGTTTACAATCACTATTCCGGCAAGTATCCCGCCTCCCCCGAAGACAAATGAGAGGATCCCGGTTTCCCCCAGAAACATCATTCTGATAAAGATTTTTCTTGCTCCCACTGCCCTCATCATACCAATCTCGGAGGTTCTCTCAAGCGCGGCCATACTGAGAGTGTTTACAATTATTATTATTGCCACAAAAAAGAGAAGCATCACGAAAACAAACAGTGCGCTTTTCACAATCACAGCCGTACTTCCTATTGTACCTACAGCTTTTTTCCAGGGAACAGCCTTAACACCCAGTTTTTCTTTTACAAGTGCAGCATCGATACTCTTCAGTGACTTTTCCTTATTCACACCATCTTTCAGACGGACCAGAACCAGATTGTAAACACCTTCATCGATGTCAGTTGTCTTTGATTTTTCCTGTGTCTGAACAAAACTGTCTTCTGTATTATTCTGAATAACATCAGGTTCACTCTGATCTTCAATCAGCGCATCATCAGAAAACAGCGCCTCCAGTTCATTACTTCCAAGTTCCAGAAGCTGCTTTTCCTCATCAGAAAGTTCTACCGAATTGTCAAGAGAAGTAAAATAGCCCTGACACTGACGAAAAGATTCAATATCCATCAGGACAAAATCACCCCAGATTTTATTGAGAGCACGATACTTTATAATCCCTTTTATACTGAGGCGAATATCTGAAGTGGAATTATCTGTACTGAAACCCATGAATGCTATATTGTCACTGTATTTTAATTCAGCAATATTCTCTTTTGCCTCTTCAATCAGGTTTTCATCTCTGAGTACCTCACCCTGAGGTATATACCAGATTCCCATCTGGTCAAAAAACGCCTTCCGGGAACCTGTTGGGATGACTGCTCCCTGTTCACCTGATTCAGGAAGCCGTCCCTCAATCGGTATTATATTGTCAGGGAAGACCTCCAGGTATCGCCCGAAATCAACACCTAACACAGAACAGTACCCGGGAGCCCCATCTTCCACATCGTTAAGGACCATTACCATGTTTTTACCGACAGGGACAAAAGAATGGATACAGTCCTGTTCACTGAGCACCCTTTTAACCTTTACAAAGTCATAAACCGGTTCGACAGCCTTGCCCATGAATTCGAAAAAAACATTGTCTGACTCCTGTTTATCAGAAATCAGGACAATATCTCCGGTAAAGCCCTCCACGATGTTTTTCTGCAAGCCTCTGTCCATACCGGAGATCACACCGTTTCCAATGGTCATCAGAAATGCCCCCAGAAAAAGTATCGCTCCTATCACCAGGCTTTTTCCACGATGACGCATGATATTGCGCCATGCAATCTTGATAATAAGTTTCATGAAGCTGCCTCTTCAGCGATCAGACCATCCTTGATCTTTACCACTTTCCTGGCATACTTCATCACATTGGGGTCATGCGTAGAAAAGATGAATGTAGTTTTTTCTATTTCATTCATCTTCTTCATCAATTCAAGGATGGATTCACCTGTAACTGAGTCAAGGTTGGCAGTAGGCTCATCAGCCAAAACAATATCAGGGCTGGTAACAAGAGCCCTTGCGATGGCAACTCTTTGCCGCTGGCCGCCGGAGAGCTCTGCAGGTCTGTGCTTTCTATACTCCTTCAGACCCACCTCCTCTATAAGTTTCTCAACTCTCCTCTGAACCTCACCTGATGTATGTTTCTTCATGAGAAGAAGAGGAAATTCGACATTCTCCTGAGCATTGAGTACCGGGATAAGATTGAATGTCTGAAAAATAAACCCGATCTTGTGGAGCCTGAGATCGGTAATCTCTCTGTCATTGAGGGTACTTATATCTTTCTGTCCAATAATCACACTTCCCTCGCTGGCCCGATCTATACATCCAATAATATTCAGCAGTGTTGTCTTTCCACTTCCTGAGGGCCCTATTATGCTAAGTAGATCTCCCTTTTTTATTTCCAGATCGATTCCTCTGAGAGCATGCACTGTTGTGTTCCCCAGAGGATAGTTCTTCTTCAGGCCCGATATCTTAATTATGGTCAAGGCAAACCTCCAATTTGCAATCGATTCCCTGCATCCTTACATCCGGGAACCAGCCAGCAATGTGCTTATTAAATATACACAGTCTAATTTATTCGGGCATAATTCCAAGCAATTCAATAAATTCCGCTTCATCGATGATTTTTACCCCGAGTTTCTTTGCTTTTTCAAGCTTGGACCCCGCTTCTGCTCCCGCAACTACATAATCGGTATTTTTACTCACACTGTTTGTGACCTTTCCACCTCTGGCCTCAATCTCTTCTTTCGCTTTATCTCTTGTATAGTGATCGAGTGTTCCGGTCAGCACAAAAACTTTCTCGCTGAATTTCCCTTCTTTGGGCGCACTGATACCTTTTGTATTCACATCGAGACTGGCCAATCTTTTGACAAGCGTAATGTTTTCCTCCCTGTCAAAGTACATTCTTATGCTCTGAGCCATTGCCGGGCCGATTGTCTCTATTTTCTGCAAATCCTCAACAGACATCTCAAATAAATCTGAAATATCTGATATATTGTACGCCAGGACCTTGGCAGCCTGTGCACCTACCATCCTTATCCCCAGTCCGTGAAGCAGTTTATCAAGACTGTTGTTTTTTGATTTCTGAATCGATTCTATCACATTGGAAGCCGATTTCTGCCCCATTCTCTCCAGTCCGGTCAGTTTATCAACCGTTAACTCATAAAGATCAGCCACATTCTCCACAAGTCCCCATTTAAGCAGGTGCTCGACAAGTGATGGACCCACATGACGGATATCCATCGCGGAGCGTGATACGAAATGCTCAAGAGATGCTTTTCTCTGAGCAGGGCACGAAGCGTTAAAACATCTCAGTGCCACTTCACCTTCCAGTTTACCAAGAAGAGAACCGCAGGAGGGACATCGTGAGGGAGGCTGAAATGGGTGTGATTCAGGACTACGCTTATCAATAATCACCGAAACCACTTTCGGAATAATTTCTCCACCCTTCTCTATCTGTACATAATCGCCCTCTCTAACCCCCAGTCTCTCTATTTCATCGTAGTTGTGAAGAGTGGCGTTTTTGATGGTTGTTCCAGCCAGGAAAACCGGAGTAAGACGGGCAATCGGTGTAACCACCCCTGTTCTTCCCACATTCGCTTCAATTTTCTCCACCTGGGTTATAGCAGATTCAGGCTTATATTTATAGGCTATAACCCACCTTGGCGATTTTGCAGTGGTGCCAAGAGTTTCCCGATGAGAAAAACTGTTTACTTTGATCACAACACCATCAACAGGAAAAGGCAACTGATGGCGATCATTTTCCCATTCTCTGCAAAACTCCAGAATCTCTTCTGTCGAGTTTAAAACAGGAGAGTGAATCACAGTGGGA is a genomic window containing:
- a CDS encoding glycosyltransferase family 4 protein, producing MKIWFVTAIRRSSTGGVNRSINNLAEGLKKSGHSVKMFHVESAMEENYLIFAIKAALSLLLAFSNRPDRIIARSTDGVFCAFVSRLFNFKTKVILFNHGWEEKVYELEHRLPLSIITSRTSWKARLFRFPLLRLSLRLSSLCVCGTLEEAQWIARKYPSSSGKLRVVPNGILLPPSPFWQSQDYLPPSFLMVGGFTWKKNLEYGVQLFGIILRDNPEARLFLVGTGPVPESKQNLLSALGDSIYIVERESPDKMARWYQTCPFLLSTSRYEGGRSFAILEAQSEGMMVFATDIPSSRETLSGSRSGILLSGVNFEEDAQKIISVYKNPGIFREISLRAFRNASRHRIKRQTRRLINILNS
- a CDS encoding outer membrane lipoprotein-sorting protein → MNRWLLIILSAFCTVNALPKIDSLLQAMDYSYSMDIDVKAKVKITQQKSGQGTKKMEMLYYRRDASNSFLIVMTEPPAEKGNGYLRVGDNFWMYRKNTGTFQKINRDESIGGTDLKGDDLEERKRTEMYVPAKDSAGKELISEDTLGEVKVYRFEIRAKVNDVDYPRKVYWIRRDNGLILKEESYSLSGTLMQTTYFLKYRKMRKTMIPVKQLFVDEFEKGNKTVLEISDISTEKLNDSTFTKAYLENLNKR
- a CDS encoding FtsX-like permease family protein, translated to MNFIFKISLRNLLRQKRRNILLGTAIALGTAILIIAYGFSHGISDNLFNRIVVYVSGHIGIAFSENGNLNKQVFHDGPGIKEIIKREIPDIIKVEEGTWVFCRAVGNGKSDNIVMIGLDLDETGDEKTQQQDADNFKIIDGRFEDLGNNSMENPVFLAKEKAAFLNVKKGDVLRVRYRNINGQDQSARLTVAGIFLPANMFMTAPVFLELNNLKKLMGYASNDVGQLFITIKNPKKNAIKFAEKLHAALKPDLARIDGYLLNRNDSVPVTMLGYKTDSVSLALIRKNITADSKVDRNGCFIGDSLASALGIVPGTVCQISYKSKHQEKSPGSASIKATAVFSGGVLPGNVILLNDDEFYKVYYSGWPLKEKDSRWHSISSSNPLFPVLSEEWTLFPRAKTTDELARLQKEISSKKARGTSVDVRTMYESASAVLSLEYALHSITIVAVMVLFFIILIGVINTLRMTVRERTREIGTIRAIGMQKSDVMISFILETFFLTLFSSLTGTVLAFIAMKVLTMFRIDAAGNPVGMMLVNERLYFVPVLSSVILFICLIIAIAVVTAFFPARKAANLSAAEALRHFD
- a CDS encoding ABC transporter permease, producing the protein MKLIIKIAWRNIMRHRGKSLVIGAILFLGAFLMTIGNGVISGMDRGLQKNIVEGFTGDIVLISDKQESDNVFFEFMGKAVEPVYDFVKVKRVLSEQDCIHSFVPVGKNMVMVLNDVEDGAPGYCSVLGVDFGRYLEVFPDNIIPIEGRLPESGEQGAVIPTGSRKAFFDQMGIWYIPQGEVLRDENLIEEAKENIAELKYSDNIAFMGFSTDNSTSDIRLSIKGIIKYRALNKIWGDFVLMDIESFRQCQGYFTSLDNSVELSDEEKQLLELGSNELEALFSDDALIEDQSEPDVIQNNTEDSFVQTQEKSKTTDIDEGVYNLVLVRLKDGVNKEKSLKSIDAALVKEKLGVKAVPWKKAVGTIGSTAVIVKSALFVFVMLLFFVAIIIIVNTLSMAALERTSEIGMMRAVGARKIFIRMMFLGETGILSFVFGGGGILAGIVIVNIISALKIKSGNDVIQLLFGGDTFSPLLSMPDIGLAVLQLVFVTFIAVLYPLKVAGSITPLDAISRE
- a CDS encoding ABC transporter ATP-binding protein — translated: MTIIKISGLKKNYPLGNTTVHALRGIDLEIKKGDLLSIIGPSGSGKTTLLNIIGCIDRASEGSVIIGQKDISTLNDREITDLRLHKIGFIFQTFNLIPVLNAQENVEFPLLLMKKHTSGEVQRRVEKLIEEVGLKEYRKHRPAELSGGQRQRVAIARALVTSPDIVLADEPTANLDSVTGESILELMKKMNEIEKTTFIFSTHDPNVMKYARKVVKIKDGLIAEEAAS
- the ligA gene encoding NAD-dependent DNA ligase LigA — translated: MGSIKERIEELRELIRKYDAAYYGRGESLVSDQEYDALYGELVKLEKENPEFFSPDSPTMRVGSDLTKEFPKVRHSIPMMSIENTYSEEQLRNWIERNRKEILNQHLSFVGEVKVDGVASSLIYEDGSFVRAVTRGDGTIGDEVTANIRTIKSIPLKVNYSGSFEVRGEVYMTFQAFSKLNESMVENGLKPMQNPRNTTAGTLKLQDSSEVARRNLSFTAYSLIDQQHSSSHFENLQFLSEQGFPTVIHSPVLNSTEEILEFCREWENDRHQLPFPVDGVVIKVNSFSHRETLGTTAKSPRWVIAYKYKPESAITQVEKIEANVGRTGVVTPIARLTPVFLAGTTIKNATLHNYDEIERLGVREGDYVQIEKGGEIIPKVVSVIIDKRSPESHPFQPPSRCPSCGSLLGKLEGEVALRCFNASCPAQRKASLEHFVSRSAMDIRHVGPSLVEHLLKWGLVENVADLYELTVDKLTGLERMGQKSASNVIESIQKSKNNSLDKLLHGLGIRMVGAQAAKVLAYNISDISDLFEMSVEDLQKIETIGPAMAQSIRMYFDREENITLVKRLASLDVNTKGISAPKEGKFSEKVFVLTGTLDHYTRDKAKEEIEARGGKVTNSVSKNTDYVVAGAEAGSKLEKAKKLGVKIIDEAEFIELLGIMPE